The following proteins are co-located in the Rhea pennata isolate bPtePen1 chromosome 2, bPtePen1.pri, whole genome shotgun sequence genome:
- the LOC134137621 gene encoding uncharacterized protein LOC134137621 — protein sequence MTSSQKEEVKGNLPNQMPDASNEEQQRLIQASGDNFCSSNTPIRETEPDRPVRDPKGSPQAVRKDSPVQHSVSYTYTHANQDTLQRLRKCSYEEEGREKDRPSLCKDQEGEQLTKPKMWKVENPEWEQVRSENPEEPREDQRDNTEEQEGNTEEKYNKTQLTKKKDNLQDNVSAGQGSSSREPEELRIILVGKSGVGRSATGNTLLGRVVFRSCLMAQPVTMTCAQASRMWRGKRVVVQDTPAIFDKLLQGEQLAEEKRRCLEFFQHPCVLVLVTQLGRYTEEDQKAEKEVQELFGREAMKHMMVLFTRKEDLGDGSLQKYVTGTKNSALQRLTKACRQRYCAVNNNETGPERDAQADEVLEMALATARGEEGQAHRHRACRAEASPGCGQAVNTLQKPHQSEEMPTQSTWEYIFCCKACLAPGPQHPQLPPTEPCQNSCRRPGWRRWLRAHSAAWTTGRIRQAAARSSSTSCRAKPKAARGLEPFLPSDAPLPDWPCPAPAWELSRAAGRPCSPPLKQGALQCLDIQAVQQNMTQNLPQQDEEAWHGLYKDKRAEETELRLVLVGKTGSGRSATGNTILRRRAFESQLAVRAVTQRCTSASTVWQGKRIVVTDTPAIFDTERYSTESYQEIARCLLLSAPGPHVLVLVTQLGRYTEEDKVAVAKVCLIFGQDVMKHTIVLFTRKEDLGTSSLHDYVMGTDNTALQKLIQSCRGQYCAFNNRATGAEQDAQVRDLLELTQTVVKRNKNSYYTSELYSKALLVLRGKERDFEEKCSVFGRKVEEQLQKDQRRACCRCVVRKVARPAYSILCTVCHCIFTAIMWMARFLRRVFRWVSGEVVSLYTHFFGQLMRVGLKAPFRKAAVHLSTMLKPSFAQAYGAIILEQQASHLTGLIMAEGMPSGPELRILLVGKTGSGKSATGNTILGYSAFPSKVAAHSVTKDYSRAEGDFKGRKVIVFDTPGLFDSKKSNEATAKEIKKAVHSLSSGVHAILLVVQLGRISKEEIEVAEYVTKILHTEAQRYTVLVFTRAEELQKPEDIKSFVESSEFLNGLSAKCGCRYTAFNNRAEGELKDKQVSTLITMIDTMVEGNCIAPCYTPEMLEKDARSFFGKFCTIL from the exons ATGACATCCAGCCAAAAGGAAGAGGTGAAGGGTAACCTGCCAAACCAAATGCCTGATGCAAGTaatgaagagcagcagaggctgATTCAAGCTTCTGGGGACAACTTTTGTTCTTCCAACACCCCCATACGTGAGACAGAGCCAGACAGGCCAGTTAGAGATCCAAAGGGATCCCCTCAGGCAGTGCGGAAGGACAGTCCAGTGCAGCACAGTGTCTCATACACCTACACGCATGCTAACCAGGACACACTTCAACGGCTGAGGAAATGTAGCTATGaagaggagggcagggagaaaGACAGGCCAAGTCTTTGCAAGGACCAAGAAGGAGAACAGCTAACTAAACCAAAGATGTGGAAGGTGGAAAACCCAGAATGGGAACAGGTCAGAAGTGAAAATCCTGAAGAACCACGTGAAGACCAAAGAGACAAcactgaagagcaggaagggaacacagaagaaaagtacaataaaacacaactgacaaaaaagaaagacaacCTGCAAGATAATGTGTCCGCAGGTCAAG gctccagcagcagggagccgGAGGAGCTGCGCATCATCCTGGTGGGGAAGAGCGGAGTGGGGCGAAGTGCCACCGGGAACACCCTCCTGGGGCGGGTGGTCTTCAGGTCCTGCCTGATGGCCCAGCCCGTGACAATGACCTGTGCCCAGGCGAGCAGGATGTGGCGAGGCAAGCGGGTGGTGGTCCAGGACACCCCAGCCATTTTTGACAAGTTGCTTCAGGGTGAGCAGCTGGCTGAGGAGAAAAGGCGTTGCCTCGAGTTCTTCCAGCACCCCTGCGTCCTGGTGCTGGTGACCCAGCTGGGCCGGTACACAGAGGAGGACcagaaggcagagaaggaggTGCAGGAGCTTTTTGGGAGGGAGGCCATGAAGCACATGATGGTCCTGTTCACCCGGAAGGAAGACTTGGGGGATGGCTCCCTGCAAAAGTACGTCACGGGTACCAAAAACAGTGCTCTCCAGAGATTGactaaggcatgcaggcagcGATACTGTGCTGTGAACAACAACGAAACAGGGCCAGAACGGGATGCCCAGGCCGACGAGGTGCTGGAAATGGCTCTGGCAACAGCGCGTGGTGAGGAGGGCCAGGCGCACAGGCACAGGGCCTGTAGAGCAGAGGCATCCCCAGGATGTGGACAGGCTGTAAACACATTGCAGAAGCCACATCAAAGTGAGGAAATGCCTACGCAATCAACATGGGAGTatattttctgttgcaaagCAT GTTTAGCCCCCGGTCCTCAGcatccccagctccctcccacCGAGCCGTGCCAGAACTCGTGCCGCAGGCCGGGATGGAGACGCTGGCTGAGAGCTCACTCAGCAGCGTGGACAACAGGACGTATCAGGCAAG CTGCAGCTCGTTCCAGTTCCACTTCCTGCAGAGCTAAACCGAAAGCAGCGCGGGGACTGGAGCCGTTTCTGCCCAGTGACGCCCCGCTCCCGGACTGGCCATGCCCAGCACCCGCCTGGGAGCTCAGCAGGGCTGCCGGGAGACCTTGCTCTCCCCCTCTGAAACAGGGTGCTCTACAGTGCCTGGACATACAG GCAGTCCAGCAAAACATGACCCAAAACCTCCCGCAACAGGATGAAGAGGCGTGGCACG GTTTGTACAAAGACAAGCGAGCGGAGGAGACAGAGCTGAGACTGGTGCTCGTTGGTAAAACTGGAAGTGGGAGAAGCGCGACAGGAAACACTATCCTCAGGAGGAGGGCATTTGAGTCGCAGCTGGCGGTGCGGGCAGTGACACAGAGGTGCACAAGCGCGAGCACCGTCTGGCAGGGCAAGAGGATCGTGGTCACCGACACGCCTGCCATTTTTGACACAGAGAGGTACAGCACGGAGTCCTACCAAGAGATTGCACGCTGCCTGCTGCTGTCTGCACCAGGTCCCCATGTGCTGGTGCTGGTGACCCAGCTGGGCCGATACACAGAGGAGGATAAGGTTGCTGTAGCGAAAGTCTGCCTCATCTTTGGGCAGGACGTCATGAAGCACACGATCGTCCTCTTCACCCGGAAGGAAGACTTGGGCACCAGCTCCTTACATGACTATGTGATGGGCACTGACAACACAGCTCTCCAGAAACTGATTCAGTCCTGCAGGGGCCAGTACTGTGCTTTTAACAACAGGGCaactggagcagagcaggatgCCCAGGTCAGAGACCTGCTAGAGCTCACTCAGACGGTGGtgaagaggaataaaaattcCTATTACACAAGCGAACTCTATTCCAAGGCCTTGTTGGTCCtcagagggaaggagagagattttgaagaaaaatgcagtgtCTTTGGAAGGAAAGTGGAAGAACAGCTCCAGAAAGACCAACGGAGAGCATGTTGCCGTTGCGTGGTGCGCAAGGTGGCAAGACCAGCGTACAGCATTTTATGCACAGTTTGTCATTGCATATTTACAGCGATTATGTGGATGGCACGTTTTCTACGTCGGGTGTTTCGATGGGTGAGTGGGGAGGTTGTATCACTGTATACTCACTTCTTCG GCCAGCTCATG CGCGTGGGCCTGAAGGCACCGTTCAGGAAGGCTGCTGTACACCTGAGCACGATGCTGAAACCCTCGTTTGCCCAGGCCTACGGGGCGATCATCCTGGAGCAGCAA GCTTCCCACCTAACTGGACTCATTATGGCAGAAGGAATGCCCTCAG GGCCTGAGCTGAGAATCCTGCTTGTGGGTAAAACTGGCAGTGGGAAAAGTGCGACGGGAAACACCATCCTTGGTTATAGTGCTTTCCCTTCCAAAGTAGCAGCGCACTCTGTAACAAAGGACTACAGCAGAGCTGAGGGAGATTTCAAGGGAAGAAAAGTTATTGTTTTTGACACTCCTGGCCTTTTTGACTCCAAGAAATCTAATGAAGCCACCGCCAAGGAGATTAAAAAGGCAGTTCACTCCCTCTCCTCAGGGGTCCACGCCATTCTTCTGGTGGTGCAGCTGGGCCGAATCAGTAAAGAAGAGATAGAAGTAGCAGAATACGTAACAAAAATTCTGCATACTGAAGCACAGCGTTACACAGTCCTCGTATTCACCCGAGCAGAAGAGCTTCAGAAGCCAGAAGATATCAAGAGTTTCGTAGAAAGCAGTGAGTTTCTTAATGGGCTGTCAGCAAAATGTGGATGCCGGTACACTGCTTTCAACAACAGGGCAGAAGGAGAGCTAAAGGATAAGCAGGTTTCAACGTTGATTACTATGATCGATACCATGGTAGAGGGTAACTGTATCGCTCCGTGCTACACACCAGAAATGCTGGAGAAAGACGCACGGTCGTTCTTTGGAAAGTTTTGCACTATACTTTAG